The DNA window CATCTATTTTAAGTAGTAGGCAATAACAAGCTTTGAATACCTTGAATGCCTTTGTCAttacaaatagatattttatagCTTAACAGCAAATCAAGCGTTTATGTGCACTGGGCCGACTGGAtcatgtgtccccattggaagaatATATCTCTCTTGTCATCTCTTTGTGTCTTGGTGACAGCGATCAACACCACACATTGAGAAGATAAACCTCCTCATAGGGGCAAAGAGAGCAATAAAAACCCTATTCTATTCAAATCAAAACCATAATGAACTGTGTAGTACAGAACCATTGAATTCTGCTGGTTTAGAGAAGATAAATTCATGCTTACTGTCATTTGCTTTCAGGCATCTCTGACCACAAGCTGTAGAGCAGCACTTGTGCAAAAGTGTGCAGTCATAATCCGAGGTGCAGACTTTGTTCTGAGCTCCGGAAGGACAGGCAGCATTTACAGGACACTTACCGTCCTTTTCTGAAATACatgagaaaacataaaaaaaaacattaaagtaataACCGTTCTGCCAGCCAGTGATCTTCTAAAAAATAAGATGCAAACATGTGCAAAGAGGGCTAAGTTAGGACCTGACTAAGGATGGAGGGGGGTACCctgggtagaagctacttgtattGCCTCCCCCCAGAACAGCCATTCACTGACATGAGAAAGTGCTACCTCCATCACAACCTCATTGCCATTCTCCATATAGTCTATATGTCTACTAAAAAGCTTATTGAATACTACGTGAGGGGTGCATTTGAATTCCAACTTGTACTAGTCCTCTATCAATGATTGGTTACAGTGGGTTTGCCATCAGTGCTTTTCTCCTGCTGTGTTATTGAATAAGACCACTCATTAAGAAATGTGCAATAGTTGGCACTAAAGTGGTCATACACTGGTGGATCAGTGCAAGACCAGATAAACCTAACACATCCTTATGTTATAAATCATTTATCTGGCATTAGTGACAATCATATACTGGTTGATGGGTGCACAACCAGGTAAATATTATACATCTCCCTGATACAGATTATTTGCTGGCATAAGCGTGATGGGCACAAGACAAGGAAAACTATACATATCTTCTTGATATCAACCATGGTCCTGGCATCAGTACCGGTCATACGCTGGTTGATAGGTGCACAGCTAGGTAAATGATACAATGATCAATGATATAGACCATAACCCCTGGCATAACCCCTGTGCACCTATTGACCAGCTCAATGGAAAACTGGTTCACTCTGCCCCTGTACTGACCACAATCAGTGAGGAGCATtcataactagggatgagtgagcaaatcttttaaattcggtctcgcgaCAAATTGGGTCGTTTTCTCTTatcaaacatgtaggcgagaatggcctttgtaaattcggccggtgAGACTGAATTTTCaagacctgcaagaccaatcaggggagcggagctatcagcttgcagccctttactagttgtatgtgttcttggatagagtttagaACTTATCTAAAGAAGTTTCATTTATTACAGGGTTTTACCTGGAAGAGCTTTCTGACATTCTACACGGCAGATGTGAGGGCAACACTTATAACCATCAATGCATGAATTTTCATCACAGCTAATCCTATCAGCCTTTAGACACCTGTAAAGAGCATCTTGTTGGCAGAATCCGtttcctgaaaaaaacaatttaatataaatatagaataattgGCAGAAGCAATATGAAGCTTTAATCCAGAGCTGGCATGTCAAACATATGATACAACTGAGAGGGTGAGGTTGGCAGTCCTAGGGGGGCATCAGATCTACTTTGGGTAGCACCTACctaattccaaaaaatattattgcattgtagaagcattttgttatatctgttttatgaatgcaaaaaaacaaacaaaaaaaccttgtTGATTGTGTCAGAAATGtagcttcttttttattctctctGTCTTCAAAGAGTTTATTTAGGACTACAAGGCAGGACTGACACCATCTAGAGGTTGGAACTCAAATTGCgcgacttggactcgagtccgaCTTAGGTCGCCTAATGAACCACTTGCAACCAGACTTGAGGTTTTCCCCAGGGACATGCAACTCGACTcgcgacttgctttctctgctgacagctaaagggggaaggaaggaagacaatgaggcttctgtaacagccttcctccccgccttcctTGCGTTCtgagttttctcctctgacagctgaaggggcggggaggaaggctgtgttacagaagcctcattGTCTTCTTTCCTTCCTACTTCAGTTACAGAGGAGAAATCAGTGGACTTAGAATACGATCCtatgctcaagaacaggatcagagctcctgtttctatatggggaaaaatggggataaatgaagtgacttgactcgggactcgacttggaaaaattattggtgacttgagacttgattTGGATCTTGGTGTCAaggacttgggactcaacttgtacttgaagggtgacgacttagtccaacctctgacACCATCTAGTCCAAAAAGGCTGTGATTTGTGCATTTCTGACAAATCAGCAGGTATATATTTGTACTTGCAGAAAGCAAAATGTTCATGTATttcagtaattatatatatatagctaaacCCTTCCCATAAAACAACACTTTGACATGTTTAATCCTTCGAGAACACGTTCCCATTTTTACCTCTTTACTGTAATGCAATAGACAGAATTGGTCTTAAAGGTGAAAATAGCAAAACTATTTGAACTTACTTGCTGCGATCTCTGTAAGTGGTTTGCCGAAGTTCTCTTGGGTAGAAACACAAGTATTTCCACACACATGAAAGCAGCACTTTAAATTTCCTTTGCACTCACTGTCGGATGTGCAGTTGTCGTTGCATTGTTTGGTCGTCAAAATAGGATCATGTTTAGGGCAGTTGCcttccttttctgcaaaaaatcaAAAGTCTGTTGAAAATGCCTTTAATTGTTTCATgatctttaaagctgaaatttgcTGTACTGTACTCTCTGTGGACTATAGAAGATCTCCCCAAATTAAAGGTATCGTTTATTGAGGTTTGGTGCTAACCTGTCCCGTTCATTCCATATTACTCTAAGTAAAATGAAAATGGTGAAACTTTATTTTATCCACACACTCCTATTTCATAACTATTTTTTATGGAACCATCATCTTCTCTGATTCACAGGCAACTGGCTTTATTCATCccttttattgctttctgtaacCACGCTTCAGAAATCTTATCTTGTCAGCTTTGCCAGACATAGCTGTTGGAATTTTCTTGTATCATTCTATATTCCTGGGTAACATTATCTTACCTTGGGCAGGAGGCTTGCACCATGTGTGTTGATTGTCCACACAACACTTCATGTTACCTGGACATTCAGAGTCATTTTTGCAGGCTTTGATGATGTTCTCAGAAGTACTGGCTTTGATATAATAGCGTTCTGGTGGGCAGACTCCTGGTTTCGTAAAACCTAGAAAGAGACATTACAAAATAATCCTATTATACACGTGTCAACATAATTGGCTACTGacaacctaaaaacataatatgtGTAATTGTGGGATTTGCAATATGTCATACTTTTGCTTTGCCCATCCAGCACAAAGTAACAAATTCTACTGGAAAAGCAATGTGTTACCTCACCAATATTTTCCTGTGCCTGATCCGGGTGCCcaaaccctgtgtaagctctgtgTCAGTAGGTTTGAGGTCTTACACAAGGTTAATGCTCCCTTCACTAATTGCGGCCTGGCGAGTGGCCACTTCAGCCTGAGAAACAAATAGTAGAAGATGAAAGAAGGAGCAAACGCCACATGTTACCCCATGCCCACGCACGGGGGCTGTTGTCTGCGTTTGCCGCTGGCACAGATCCAATAAAAAACAGGCTTGTTGCCTTGGGTATGTGTTGGGATGGTGTTAACCAATGCTAACCATTAagcataatgggcctgatttattaaagctgtccaaggctggagaggatacactttcatcagtgaagctgggtgatccagcaaacttggaatggatttcttaaaagttctttgctatttgttagtaaatgttttgaatcctggaccagatccattccaggtttgctgaatcacccagcttcactgatgaaagtgtatcctctccagccttggacagctttaataaatcagggccaatgtgtgaaCCTGCCAAATGTGTAAATTCCTCAGTAAGATCTCTAAATTTGAGTTGAGAATCTATATTTGCCATGGCTACTGAGGGGTTCCAGCTCTCTCagtaattttttatgtatactttatcAAAGAGCATGGAAATATGGCATGTGACCCAGTGGAGAAGAACAGCGGTTGCCAAGcagtggtccatggaccactcgttgtttgcaagaaaattttggtggtatGTGGCTCTGGCCGTTGCACCCCTGggtagggtcaggagaaggaccccgctggtgaGCGCACTGGCCACaaccgcggaccatgtcccctatacAAATGCCAGGCTCaaggaagtgggcaggctgtgtcccaggagtcggtaattttagtggtctgcgggaccgaaaaggttggcgaccactgcactagaACACTACAAACCCAGATCTGAGAGGTATAATATAGGAAACAGAAAAAGTCATCCTGGCATCCCACCCTCCAAACACTACCTATGTCAGAAGAGATTTTACCCCAAACAGTAAGGGGCtcgaatataaaataaattgttatttaaaaaaaaatctttattgattcTTATGATTAAATGATGGAAGATTTAATGTACTGATTGTATTTGGGTGGTTATCATTTGTTAGATCTCTCTGCAGATATAATTAATGGGTTAGTGAGTTGTATCTAGTTAACTGACACAATGTCCATAGGACAGCCAGTATTACCTCAAGGGAACTTTGGAGGAGAGCTTGCCTTAAATTTCCCTGGGGCTTGGGGAAAATGGTGGAAATATTTTGGGGATGTAGCTTAGTTGCACTTTGGCATGATGAAGTTCAAGACATTGTTTCTGTAAAGAATAATGTGCAGATATTTCCAAAATAGTCAAATAGCGTGCAGATAATACCAGCAACAGGCAGATTATCAACAACTAGCAGATGGGTaattgtttgttatatatatatatgtatcagaaTGTCAATTGGAAAGATTGTATAATTCTGTTTTTGGTGAGAGAGGGAAGAGTATCTATAAAGAATTCCCAAACttcaaaaaaaacattccacTCTAGATTCCTTATCCAGGCTGACatagtttttaaacaatttataaaaaataaaaaaaaataaaatagggagaCTAGATATCATAATGACTACAGGAGTGCAGAACCAAGAACTAAATTACAGTTGACAACTCTTATGATGAACTAATAAGGTAAATAGCAGTTCTGAGTGAATCCTTTAAATAATTATCATCCTGGCCAAATAGTCTCTAAATACATACAGGAGTTGTCTTACAGAGGTGAATATTTAAATAGATGTAGACATATAACAGAAATACATGTGCAAAACAAGTATGACACTGTAtaaaatttattgttaatataatgCCCCACTAATCGTCTCACAAACATAATGTTTGATCGtaagataatataatatacagaatgcaGCCAGAAGATTAGAATTGCCCACATACTAAACAAATTTACCATGAATGAATGAAACTTGGAACTGTGCAGCAGCAGAACTGGAGGGAGGTCATTAAAGTCCTAGTAGAGTTCCAAATAAATTAAAGAGCCAGCAGGGACTTTACCCCACCAGGCCTTCACCTATATTTGAAAATTTCTTTTGGGATGACTGACCCTTAAAGTGGTCAAAGTTGTAAAGTTTGCTTTATGTAACTTACCATTGTCATTGTTTTTGATTGAGAAGCTGCTGACTACTGTGCATAGTGGGAGCAGGATACCCAGGAGCAAGAAAATCTGTGTTGTCTTCATCGTGATGGCACTTTGTTCTGCACCAAGTTCTTAGCTCTATATATACAGACAGGCTTCATGTTTATGGGGAGTGGTGACATGTTGGGGTGTGGGCATCCATTGGGTTCTTGTGTGTATAGAAGATATTTCGTTTGAGAAGTGACTCACACAATATGTATTTAGGATTGAGATACAACTTAAATTGTAGAGGATTACCcttataatataatgatatgaCAATGTGAAGTAAATATTATGGTGAGTAACACGTGAGACATTCAGATATTCTAATATGCATTATTAGAAGGGTAAGTGCAAGTTAAGTATGCTCTAAGATAAGAGCATTTTTTGTCTGTGTCATGCtagctaatattttattatggtcAGCCTAAAGCCCCATAAGAATGTCAGATAGATATCAGATCACTGTCCCTGTCTTTTTGATACAAACTGggctgttctatggagagggaagggggataAGTGAGTGATACCCTGCTGTTCTCTGCCCCCAGGGCCagggcagattgataaatgacattgGAGGACTGCTGTAACattagattttcatccaagaccAGCAGGACCGCTCGGGTTGGGCAACAATCACCTGCTGCATGTACATAGTCTTTGTTAGCCTATACACTTAGGGTATTTACACAAGTgcaatagttgtcattggaaaggatctttcacgatcctttccaaagactaacgactgcacgatgcatgaacgagcgctgtatatacaacaccattctgctctatggagaggggagggggagaacgacggatgTGCTGTCTTCCCATTCAATTCCATTACAATCATTTGCCATCCATCATCTGTGTATCCTCTAGGATGGTAGTTTGGTCGATGGAccatgagccctgtacacacacaagattcttgtccgatatcagccctgagccactAGTCGGataagaaccattgcacgtgtgtacctagtcttagAGTATGTATGTTCCCCTAAATACTCCCTAGAGACAGAATATAGGACAATGGAATATGTTAACATTCTCTCATCTTTTGCAGGCAGTTTCTACAATCATTTGTTCACGTAAAAATAAATGACCAGTCTAATGGCTGTATGCTATAGTTATTCATTTTAAGCACAAGTACATTTATGTGTTACCTTTGATGTTACAGTGAGTTTTTTCAGATTTAGATAAAGTAGAGAAGGATTCAAACATCTGTCAAATCTATATTGCGGTTTGTATCTCCAATGGGGCAATTCACCCTTTCTAGTTGTCTTGGTGGCTattgtaacaaaaacaaatgatgaaAATTTAAACTTGAATAggagatttactttcactttgtAGAGATTGTAGATATCTCACCCCTGTTTTGTCTCTGGCATGGGAAGGTATAGAAAGTCTCCTGATTAAAAGAGAGAAAGCAAATATTATACAGACATGGGATTAAACTTTTCACAGCTTGAGCCTAAAAACAGTAAACATCCTAATGGGTGATACCTGTCCCAGTGACAAGGTGGGATTCCTCCTGACGTCCTGTCTAACTTCTGAAACAGGAGAAACATTGCACTTTAGTTTATCTTTCAATATATGGCtgattagagcagtgtttctcaaccagggttcctctagagcaggggttggcaaagttttatggccactgagccatttatggggtgggtgggagcacactaggtcggacccaccctaatggctccacccaccactaGGGAACACcacctgaagtgaaatccctctcctccgtatgcattgcgaaggagagggatttaccttcagggagcttttcctATTTCCCGCAGTGGTGGAAGTATCAATgccagccgcagtaaataggggagcaataATTGTGATGTTTTTCCCATATGGGAGCAATGTAGGagccattcttcccattgaccaccatgctaatgtactgtggatatagttgATTTAGCAGGTCTAAGacctaaaaagtatttaaagggttccccaaaagtaaaatggttgagaaaagctggtctAAAGTAATGAAAAGATTGACTACTGATTGAGTTTCAAGTCATAAGCAAATCCAGGTGGTAGGTAGACATCTTTCTACCGTCGATTTTAAGATGCCAAAATTAATTCTCAATGATGAAAAGTAAAAACATCTGTGAATGAAGGCTAATCTGACAGCCACCTCCGATGTGTTAATCATCACATTAAGATGCCAAAATTAATTCTCAATGATGAAAAGTAAAAACATCTGTGAATGAAGGCTAATCTGACAGCCACCTCCGATGTGTTAATCATCACATTAATGTTACAGCTTCATTGACTGTCCAGCAGACAATAAAGAAGAGTAGATGATAAACAGGGGCGTAAAATATGTTTCATCTTATTGTTCCATTCACCTCAGCTGAGAGCTGGCTTTCAGTCTGCAGGCCTATTGTAGGCTTTTTCTCAGGAAGGATCCAAAGCTACCGGTACTTTGAATTGAGGATTTACTGATTTATGACCTCATCAGACCTTAGGGTAAACAGTTTTCAGTTGTTTATTAGCTCAAGATTTGACAATCAGGATTAAGATAAAAGGTTATAGTGCTCTAAAGCCCATCTTTGGGCAAATATTGCTGCTGCAACCCACTATTTCCCCTCttcattcacaaataaaaaaaaaatggatcttcCATCACATGTATTTCATGGCTTCTCCTTCTGGAGTTGTG is part of the Pyxicephalus adspersus chromosome 3, UCB_Pads_2.0, whole genome shotgun sequence genome and encodes:
- the LOC140327668 gene encoding uncharacterized protein, producing the protein MKTTQIFLLLGILLPLCTVVSSFSIKNNDNGFTKPGVCPPERYYIKASTSENIIKACKNDSECPGNMKCCVDNQHTWCKPPAQEKEGNCPKHDPILTTKQCNDNCTSDSECKGNLKCCFHVCGNTCVSTQENFGKPLTEIAARNGFCQQDALYRCLKADRISCDENSCIDGYKCCPHICRVECQKALPEKDGKCPVNAACPSGAQNKVCTSDYDCTLLHKCCSTACGQRCLKANDIKLNLFNPNNPSVNLG